A region from the uncultured Macellibacteroides sp. genome encodes:
- a CDS encoding DnaB-like helicase C-terminal domain-containing protein: MKNQTLEIKQELSILCALLTGQVDMGDVYPRLKGEHFGSKANGFVYNAVTNLYNNGIAMDFTLLEEEMRRMDPEYFNEINGIDAVREGFASVLDGSNASMYADHVIENYQRRKLYMLTVELQAKCGQFNIPIPQLLNDGAKKLQQISEVGVDNSTVRQVSQIGDEVIAKHKQMQEQGIDAVGFSTGLKGLDQVIGGLLPGEVPCIGARPGQGKSALALFIALNVARTGHPVYFITLEMSLEQLYGRILLSLTEVSAANLRQHGLTIAEIEAVKSLNESKLKELPLYIDFISSARVEDIRAKVKLARNRNQCDFVVIDYLHQMEVEEEGNKSNHATVLGNTIKRIKNLAVEENIPILLLSQLNREIEKRTDDPKPKMTDLRDSGVLEEAADIVMVINRPETQGKVKDVNGESLAGIGFISIIKNRNGTTGMARFRYNSNMTRLSDY; encoded by the coding sequence ATGAAGAATCAAACACTGGAAATTAAACAGGAATTATCTATTTTATGTGCCCTTCTTACGGGACAGGTGGACATGGGCGACGTGTATCCACGGCTTAAGGGCGAGCATTTTGGCAGCAAGGCCAATGGGTTTGTGTACAATGCGGTGACTAACCTTTACAACAACGGTATCGCCATGGATTTTACCTTGCTGGAGGAAGAGATGCGGCGCATGGATCCGGAGTATTTCAACGAAATTAATGGTATCGATGCCGTAAGGGAGGGGTTCGCTTCGGTGCTGGATGGTAGCAATGCAAGTATGTATGCAGATCATGTCATTGAAAATTATCAGCGGCGCAAGCTGTACATGCTTACGGTGGAATTGCAGGCCAAGTGCGGGCAATTCAATATTCCGATACCGCAATTACTGAACGATGGGGCCAAAAAGTTGCAGCAGATTTCCGAGGTGGGTGTGGATAACTCGACCGTCCGCCAGGTTTCGCAGATTGGCGACGAGGTGATTGCCAAGCACAAGCAAATGCAGGAACAGGGTATCGACGCGGTGGGCTTTTCTACGGGGCTAAAGGGGTTGGATCAGGTTATCGGGGGTTTGCTTCCCGGCGAGGTGCCTTGTATCGGCGCCCGACCTGGACAAGGTAAATCGGCTCTTGCTCTTTTTATCGCCCTGAATGTGGCCCGGACGGGGCATCCGGTCTATTTTATCACCCTCGAAATGAGTCTTGAGCAGTTGTACGGGCGTATCTTGCTATCGCTTACCGAGGTGTCGGCCGCTAATCTGCGTCAGCATGGCCTTACCATTGCAGAGATTGAGGCGGTAAAAAGTCTGAACGAGAGCAAGCTGAAGGAGTTGCCTTTGTACATCGACTTCATCTCTTCGGCCCGGGTGGAGGATATTCGCGCCAAGGTTAAGCTGGCCCGCAACCGCAACCAGTGCGATTTTGTGGTGATTGACTACCTGCATCAGATGGAAGTGGAAGAAGAAGGCAACAAAAGCAACCATGCCACGGTGTTGGGTAATACCATAAAACGTATCAAGAATCTTGCTGTAGAGGAGAATATTCCCATTTTGTTGCTTTCGCAGCTTAACCGCGAGATAGAGAAGCGCACGGACGACCCAAAGCCCAAAATGACCGACTTGCGCGACTCGGGTGTGTTGGAGGAGGCGGCGGATATCGTGATGGTTATAAACCGTCCCGAAACGCAAGGCAAGGTGAAGGATGTTAACGGCGAATCGCTGGCGGGTATTGGTTTTATTTCGATAATAAAGAACCGAAACGGTACCACGGGGATGGCTCGCTTCCGCTACAATTCAAACATGACTCGCCTGAGCGACTATTAA
- a CDS encoding DUF4248 domain-containing protein, which produces MTSYTIPIHPYGWNELAQLYSPSLSSSAQNKQLLRWIKNHPQLSEALAQDGWVKGNRRLTSMQVRIIVSYLGEP; this is translated from the coding sequence ATGACCAGCTATACTATACCCATTCATCCGTACGGATGGAACGAACTGGCGCAACTTTATTCGCCTTCTTTAAGCAGTTCGGCACAAAACAAACAGTTGTTACGGTGGATTAAGAACCATCCCCAACTCAGTGAAGCGCTTGCCCAGGATGGTTGGGTAAAGGGAAACCGAAGGCTCACGTCCATGCAGGTTAGAATTATTGTAAGCTACCTGGGCGAACCATGA
- a CDS encoding HU family DNA-binding protein has product MALSYSLVKRRNMEKDAPVGSKLVYGSTRATSRMDFNKLCDAVAAHSTASRGDVMLVLEGLIYVLTTNLQQSSVVEMGNFGSFRMVAGSRGVETEEEFSTSLFKKPRIVFRPGILLRDVTNNAKFEKLQTVTVTVTEVCDKEHLV; this is encoded by the coding sequence ATGGCTTTATCTTATTCTTTAGTTAAGCGTAGAAACATGGAGAAAGATGCTCCTGTGGGAAGTAAACTGGTGTATGGTTCAACCAGAGCAACATCGCGAATGGATTTTAACAAACTGTGTGATGCAGTGGCGGCACACAGTACGGCTTCACGCGGAGATGTGATGTTGGTATTGGAAGGGTTGATCTATGTGTTAACCACTAATCTTCAGCAATCCAGTGTTGTAGAGATGGGTAACTTCGGAAGTTTCCGCATGGTGGCTGGCTCTCGTGGAGTCGAAACGGAAGAGGAGTTCTCGACCTCACTTTTTAAGAAACCGCGTATCGTTTTTAGACCGGGTATTTTGTTGCGCGATGTAACCAACAACGCAAAGTTTGAAAAACTGCAGACCGTTACCGTTACGGTAACCGAGGTGTGCGACAAGGAACACTTAGTATAA
- a CDS encoding FecR family protein, whose amino-acid sequence MDFDYKILAKYITNELTLEEQARLKEWSCLSEDNKQLLEEVIQMRMLKKFNFDTDKDKTELALASIHSIINKKSVRSIVRPLFKYVAILFVVVLSATLGWYILNPAESYVSIVVKPGEAVKKIILEDGSVVWLNSSSTLRVPESFSFKKRVVSLEGEAFFDITKHKGSSFRVQTEYVDVKVLGTSFNLNTHTENNELKAVLVSGKISLQNKEEKEILRMSPSEMVTYNPIRNEYSIETVNANISSAWHLNQMTFENSTLREIVNKLSMIYDVNINLESKELADRRYRCVINREETLEEVLDILKLLAPINYRIDENEVFINN is encoded by the coding sequence ATGGATTTTGACTACAAAATATTAGCAAAATATATTACAAACGAACTTACGCTTGAAGAACAAGCCAGGTTGAAAGAATGGAGTTGCCTATCAGAAGATAACAAGCAGTTATTGGAAGAGGTTATTCAGATGCGCATGCTGAAAAAATTTAATTTTGATACAGATAAAGATAAAACAGAACTTGCTTTGGCATCGATCCATTCAATAATAAATAAAAAATCTGTTCGATCAATTGTTCGTCCTCTTTTCAAATATGTGGCTATTCTGTTTGTAGTTGTTTTGTCGGCAACTTTAGGTTGGTATATTTTAAACCCGGCGGAATCTTATGTAAGTATAGTTGTAAAACCAGGTGAAGCAGTAAAGAAGATAATACTGGAAGATGGATCGGTTGTTTGGCTGAATAGTTCATCTACACTTCGTGTGCCAGAATCTTTCTCTTTTAAAAAAAGGGTAGTATCCCTGGAAGGAGAGGCTTTCTTTGATATAACTAAACACAAAGGATCTTCATTTAGAGTCCAGACAGAATATGTAGATGTGAAAGTGTTGGGAACCTCGTTCAATTTAAATACGCATACCGAGAATAATGAACTAAAGGCTGTGTTGGTGTCAGGGAAAATTTCACTTCAGAATAAAGAAGAAAAAGAAATCTTAAGAATGTCTCCGTCCGAAATGGTAACCTACAATCCAATCAGAAACGAATACAGTATTGAGACAGTAAATGCAAATATAAGCTCTGCCTGGCATCTTAATCAGATGACATTTGAAAATTCGACTTTAAGAGAAATTGTAAATAAACTATCAATGATTTATGATGTAAATATAAATCTTGAATCGAAGGAGCTGGCAGACAGAAGGTATCGCTGCGTAATCAATAGAGAAGAGACCTTGGAAGAGGTATTGGATATATTAAAGCTTTTAGCGCCAATCAATTATAGAATAGATGAAAACGAAGTGTTTATAAACAATTAA
- the clpB gene encoding ATP-dependent chaperone ClpB, producing the protein MNLNNFTIKSQEAVQQAVQLVSQRNQQAVETTHLLKAVIMTGESVVNFLFQKLGVNVQNLQMILDRQLDSYPKVSGGEPYLSNESNAVLQKAIDYSGKMGDQYVSLEHILLALLTEKSVASSMLKDAGVTEKELRLAVTELRKGSNVTSQSAEDTYNSLNKYAINLNERARSGKLDPVIGRDDEIRRVLQILSRRTKNNPILIGEPGVGKTAIAEGLAHRIIRGDVPENLKSKQLFSLDMGALIAGAKYKGEFEERLKSVINEVIKAEGEIILFIDEIHTLVGAGKSEGAMDAANILKPALARGELRAIGATTLSEYQKYFEKDKALERRFQLVNVDEPDELSTISILRGLKEKYENHHKVRIKDDAIISAVHLSHRYITDRFLPDKAIDLMDEAAARLRLQIDSVPESLDEVSRRIKQLEIEREAIKRENDTSKLEQLNKEIAELKDEEKTQMAQWQNEKEQINKIQQNKIDIENLKYEADKAEREGDYGRVAEIRYGLVKAKEEEIKSVQEQLHSLQGGSAMIKEEVDSEDIADVVSRWTGIPVSKMLQSEKDKLLHLEDELHKRVIGQEEAITAIADAVRRSRAGLQDPKRPIGSFIFLGTTGVGKTELAKALAEYLFDDENLMTRIDMSEYQEKFSATRLIGAPPGYVGYDEGGQLTEAIRRKPYSVVLFDEIEKAHPDVFNVLLQVLDDGRLTDNKGRVVNFKNTIIIMTSNMGSSIIRDSFEKITAANHDEIIEQTRNQVMELLKKTIRPEFLNRIDETIMFTPLNENEIRQIVNLQLRGVSEMLASNGITLTFTEEALSFIAREGYDPQFGARPVKRVIQRYVLNELSKEILSQRIDKNKVITIDKKGQELVFLN; encoded by the coding sequence ATGAATTTAAACAACTTTACGATTAAATCGCAAGAAGCAGTACAACAGGCTGTTCAGTTGGTTTCACAGCGCAACCAACAGGCCGTGGAAACAACTCATTTACTTAAGGCTGTCATAATGACCGGCGAAAGTGTTGTGAATTTTTTGTTCCAGAAGTTGGGTGTAAACGTTCAGAACCTGCAAATGATTCTGGACCGTCAGTTGGATTCTTATCCCAAGGTATCGGGTGGCGAACCTTACCTTAGCAACGAGTCTAACGCAGTTTTGCAAAAGGCCATCGATTACTCGGGCAAGATGGGAGACCAGTATGTTTCGCTGGAGCATATTTTGCTGGCCTTGCTTACGGAAAAGAGTGTGGCTTCCAGTATGCTGAAGGATGCGGGCGTTACCGAAAAGGAGCTGCGTTTGGCTGTTACGGAACTGAGGAAGGGAAGTAATGTTACGAGTCAGTCGGCCGAAGATACGTACAACTCCCTGAACAAGTATGCCATCAATCTGAATGAACGGGCCCGTTCGGGAAAGTTAGATCCTGTAATTGGCCGAGACGACGAAATACGCCGGGTGCTTCAGATATTAAGCAGGCGAACCAAGAACAATCCTATTCTTATTGGCGAACCAGGGGTAGGTAAAACAGCTATTGCCGAAGGATTGGCCCATCGTATTATTCGTGGGGATGTGCCCGAAAACCTGAAAAGCAAACAGCTGTTCTCGTTGGATATGGGTGCTCTTATCGCCGGAGCAAAATATAAAGGAGAATTCGAAGAACGTCTTAAATCCGTTATAAACGAAGTTATCAAAGCCGAAGGAGAGATCATCCTGTTTATTGATGAAATCCATACGTTGGTGGGTGCCGGTAAAAGTGAGGGTGCCATGGATGCGGCAAACATTTTGAAACCTGCCCTGGCACGTGGCGAATTGAGGGCTATCGGTGCCACAACTTTGTCGGAATACCAGAAGTATTTCGAAAAGGATAAGGCCCTGGAACGTCGTTTCCAGCTTGTGAATGTGGACGAACCCGACGAGCTTAGTACCATTTCCATCCTTCGTGGGTTAAAGGAAAAGTACGAGAATCACCACAAGGTACGTATCAAAGATGATGCGATTATTTCGGCTGTTCATTTGTCGCACCGGTATATCACCGACCGGTTCTTGCCCGACAAGGCCATCGATTTGATGGATGAAGCGGCAGCGCGCTTGCGTTTGCAGATCGATTCTGTTCCCGAATCGCTCGACGAAGTGAGCCGGCGCATTAAGCAGCTGGAGATAGAACGGGAGGCCATTAAAAGGGAAAACGATACTTCTAAGCTCGAACAGTTAAACAAAGAAATTGCCGAGCTGAAGGATGAGGAAAAGACGCAGATGGCGCAGTGGCAAAACGAAAAGGAGCAGATTAATAAGATTCAACAGAATAAGATTGATATCGAAAACCTGAAGTACGAAGCTGATAAGGCCGAACGTGAAGGCGATTACGGACGGGTTGCCGAGATTCGCTACGGTCTTGTTAAAGCCAAGGAAGAGGAGATTAAATCTGTGCAGGAGCAATTGCATAGTCTGCAGGGTGGATCTGCCATGATTAAGGAAGAGGTGGACAGCGAAGATATTGCCGATGTGGTTTCTCGTTGGACGGGTATTCCGGTAAGTAAGATGCTTCAGAGCGAGAAAGATAAGTTGCTGCATTTGGAAGACGAACTGCATAAACGGGTAATTGGGCAGGAGGAGGCCATTACGGCGATTGCCGATGCGGTAAGACGCAGCCGTGCCGGATTGCAGGATCCGAAGCGTCCCATTGGTTCGTTTATATTCCTGGGCACAACGGGTGTAGGTAAAACTGAGCTTGCCAAAGCGTTGGCCGAGTATTTGTTTGACGACGAAAACCTGATGACGCGTATTGATATGAGTGAGTATCAGGAAAAATTCAGTGCAACAAGGCTTATTGGTGCTCCTCCGGGATATGTTGGATACGACGAAGGCGGACAGCTTACCGAAGCCATCAGGCGTAAACCGTATTCGGTTGTATTGTTCGACGAGATAGAGAAGGCGCATCCCGATGTATTTAATGTGTTGTTGCAGGTGTTGGACGATGGGCGGCTGACTGATAATAAGGGTCGTGTGGTGAATTTCAAGAATACAATCATCATAATGACTTCCAATATGGGTTCTTCTATTATCAGAGACAGTTTTGAAAAGATTACGGCTGCAAATCATGATGAGATTATCGAGCAGACGCGGAATCAGGTGATGGAGTTGCTTAAAAAGACCATCCGTCCCGAATTTCTTAACCGTATCGACGAAACCATTATGTTTACGCCGCTAAACGAAAATGAAATTCGTCAGATTGTGAATCTTCAGCTTCGGGGTGTATCCGAAATGCTTGCATCCAATGGTATTACGCTTACATTTACCGAAGAGGCTCTTTCATTTATTGCACGCGAAGGGTATGATCCGCAGTTTGGTGCGCGTCCGGTTAAGCGGGTAATTCAACGTTATGTGCTTAACGAACTGTCCAAAGAAATACTTAGTCAGCGGATCGATAAGAATAAAGTCATAACGATCGACAAAAAAGGACAAGAGTTGGTTTTTCTGAATTAA
- a CDS encoding OmpA family protein: MRNFKVISVFMLCVAVLFSGCGASNTVKGTAIGVGGGAAVGAGVGKIAGNTALGAIIGAAVGGTAGALIGKKMDKQKKELESTLPDATVESVNNGEAIKVTFDSGILFATNSSTVSEASKSALRNFATSLNTNPDTNIKIIGHTDNTGKVDYNQTLSEKRAKSVYDYLLNQAVSSNRMVYEGKGISEPVADNSTVQGRQQNRRVEILILANQKMIQEAQQGTLK; encoded by the coding sequence ATGAGAAATTTTAAGGTGATTTCGGTTTTTATGCTGTGCGTTGCAGTATTATTTTCGGGTTGTGGAGCTAGTAATACGGTAAAAGGTACTGCTATTGGTGTTGGCGGTGGTGCAGCAGTGGGTGCCGGAGTAGGTAAAATAGCTGGTAATACTGCCCTTGGTGCTATTATCGGAGCAGCCGTTGGCGGAACAGCAGGAGCTTTGATTGGCAAGAAAATGGACAAACAGAAAAAAGAACTTGAATCAACTCTTCCTGATGCTACAGTTGAATCTGTAAATAATGGAGAGGCTATTAAAGTTACTTTTGACTCAGGTATTTTGTTTGCAACCAATTCAAGCACAGTAAGCGAAGCTTCTAAGTCTGCTTTGCGTAACTTTGCAACCAGCTTGAATACGAATCCAGATACAAACATCAAAATTATTGGTCATACCGATAATACAGGTAAAGTGGATTACAACCAGACATTGTCAGAAAAACGTGCTAAGAGCGTTTATGATTATTTGTTGAATCAGGCTGTATCAAGCAACCGTATGGTTTACGAAGGTAAAGGTATTTCTGAACCTGTTGCAGATAACTCAACTGTTCAAGGAAGACAACAGAACCGTCGTGTTGAGATTTTAATACTTGCTAATCAGAAGATGATTCAGGAAGCTCAACAAGGTACGCTCAAATAA
- a CDS encoding glucosaminidase domain-containing protein, translating into MIKEIFVQTYYPTVKEAGQKFKINPLVLLAQIAIETGWGESRLCTEYNNFGGLTGFGKPTDYWPGTKIQLSEKSLTFRSYPDARSGIFDMARLLRSCYASACNVSMLPAAYAQEIAYSKYISEVNGDNRDNYKQLLVKISADLARLIILQFTRRAS; encoded by the coding sequence ATGATAAAAGAAATATTTGTACAAACATACTACCCCACGGTAAAGGAAGCCGGTCAGAAGTTCAAAATCAACCCCTTGGTTCTGCTGGCTCAAATAGCCATCGAGACTGGTTGGGGTGAGTCCCGGCTTTGCACGGAGTATAACAATTTCGGCGGACTAACCGGTTTTGGCAAGCCTACCGATTACTGGCCGGGCACTAAGATACAACTTAGCGAAAAGAGCCTGACGTTCCGCAGTTACCCCGATGCCCGAAGCGGTATATTCGACATGGCCCGCCTGCTTCGTTCGTGTTATGCTTCGGCCTGCAACGTGAGTATGTTACCTGCTGCCTATGCGCAGGAGATAGCTTACAGCAAGTATATCAGCGAAGTAAATGGCGATAACCGGGACAATTACAAGCAGTTGCTTGTTAAGATATCGGCCGATTTGGCTCGGCTGATAATCTTGCAGTTTACCCGGCGAGCCAGTTAG
- a CDS encoding alpha-L-fucosidase yields MLHAVCTYAQKGQTEPIPSNKPNKHQKDQIKRKYGMFIHFGINTFHNEEWTDGSKPASSYHPTRIDARQWVETAKKAGMKYIILVTKHHEGFCLWDSKYTEYDVANSGNQTNVVEEVAKECKRQGIGLGLYYSLWDRTQNADVKDESLDKAYNSYMIGQLNELIDMVQKHTKVVEFWFDGGWEKSNQRWPVQQLYSTIKAKAPQCQIGINWSIGLPGNPDQHPVLPENQQAGFPIRYFPSDFRLGDPYLPANPDPKLFTHNGKTYYMPWESTVCISQKWFYHTEDNMYKSTDELAQLYVKATAQDNILILNTPPNRDGQLREKDVQLLMDLAKKLNLASTSR; encoded by the coding sequence ATGCTTCATGCTGTTTGCACCTATGCTCAAAAGGGCCAAACTGAACCAATTCCTTCAAACAAGCCAAATAAACATCAGAAGGATCAGATCAAGCGCAAATACGGAATGTTTATTCATTTCGGGATCAACACCTTCCACAATGAAGAATGGACAGATGGGTCCAAGCCGGCTTCTTCTTATCATCCTACCCGCATAGACGCCCGGCAATGGGTAGAAACAGCAAAAAAAGCGGGTATGAAGTATATTATACTTGTAACCAAACACCACGAAGGCTTTTGCCTGTGGGACAGCAAGTACACAGAATATGATGTGGCCAACTCGGGAAATCAGACAAACGTAGTCGAAGAGGTGGCAAAAGAGTGCAAACGCCAGGGAATTGGACTTGGATTGTATTACTCGCTGTGGGACAGAACACAAAACGCCGATGTAAAAGACGAATCTCTTGACAAAGCCTACAACAGCTACATGATAGGTCAGCTAAATGAATTGATCGACATGGTTCAAAAACACACCAAGGTGGTTGAATTCTGGTTCGACGGCGGATGGGAAAAAAGCAACCAACGCTGGCCGGTTCAACAACTATATAGCACGATAAAGGCAAAGGCTCCTCAATGTCAGATTGGTATAAACTGGAGCATCGGTTTACCCGGTAATCCAGATCAACACCCTGTTCTTCCTGAAAATCAGCAAGCGGGATTTCCTATCCGATATTTTCCGAGCGACTTCCGGTTAGGCGACCCTTACCTGCCGGCTAATCCCGACCCCAAGTTGTTTACTCACAATGGAAAAACGTATTACATGCCATGGGAGTCGACCGTTTGCATCAGTCAGAAATGGTTCTATCACACAGAAGACAATATGTATAAATCGACCGACGAACTGGCGCAATTATACGTTAAGGCAACTGCTCAAGACAATATTTTGATCTTAAATACACCTCCAAACAGAGACGGACAACTAAGAGAGAAAGATGTTCAACTATTGATGGACTTAGCTAAAAAACTAAATTTAGCTTCCACCTCACGTTAA
- a CDS encoding agmatine deiminase family protein: MLPVDKDSNMVYFSEWIKDFTCYESIIEKLNRNQIKFDLLPFTNDYWIRDFMPIQISETEFIEYKYNPDYLQNKPTYITNPEKCCRHLNISTKKIDVVLDGGNIIKCTDAIILTDKVFVENRNQTRTQLIDTLANAFQCNIVVIPWDRNEKYGHADVTEIVKQGGALNCISWNIKI; the protein is encoded by the coding sequence ATGTTACCTGTAGACAAAGATTCAAATATGGTTTATTTTTCGGAATGGATTAAAGATTTTACATGCTATGAATCCATTATCGAAAAGCTGAATAGAAATCAAATTAAGTTTGATTTGTTACCCTTTACAAATGACTACTGGATAAGAGATTTTATGCCAATACAGATTTCCGAAACGGAATTTATTGAGTACAAATACAATCCGGATTATCTGCAAAACAAACCAACCTATATTACCAATCCGGAAAAGTGCTGCAGACATCTTAACATTTCAACCAAGAAAATCGATGTAGTACTAGATGGTGGAAATATTATAAAATGCACTGATGCAATTATTCTAACAGACAAAGTATTTGTTGAAAACCGGAACCAGACACGAACACAGCTAATCGATACCCTGGCAAATGCTTTTCAATGTAATATCGTTGTTATTCCATGGGATAGAAATGAAAAATACGGTCATGCAGATGTTACTGAAATCGTTAAACAAGGTGGTGCTTTAAACTGTATATCGTGGAACATTAAAATTTAA
- a CDS encoding toprim domain-containing protein yields MAGRIIFPIRDANGKLVGFAGRTTFNPTQEQKKHIKKYMNSSSDGLYKKNETLYGLFQASNAIRNEGFCFLNEGYKDVLAMVAAGYPNSVAQCGAAFTNDQALLLKKYTSRVAVLMDADERGRNIAAEAIKVLQKNGIQTCDLVLPPGEDPDSLFRRLGRKSFRAIIRESQLTDQIQSTTPKNEEIPQSKVETEEKIQEEAILGSDRPRLEAREVELQQQIDKLYNKRFITGYCPDRIQLNIDLMNLHSQLKQIAKQLNRPKVWY; encoded by the coding sequence ATGGCAGGACGAATTATCTTCCCCATCCGCGACGCCAACGGCAAACTAGTGGGCTTTGCCGGTCGAACCACCTTCAACCCCACGCAAGAACAGAAAAAGCACATTAAAAAGTATATGAACAGTAGCTCCGACGGACTGTATAAAAAGAACGAAACCCTGTACGGACTGTTTCAGGCAAGCAACGCCATCCGCAACGAAGGATTCTGTTTCCTAAACGAAGGATACAAAGATGTGCTGGCCATGGTGGCGGCAGGATACCCCAACTCGGTAGCCCAATGCGGAGCAGCCTTTACCAACGACCAGGCATTACTGCTAAAAAAGTACACCAGCCGCGTAGCCGTATTAATGGATGCCGACGAGCGCGGACGCAACATAGCCGCCGAAGCCATCAAGGTATTACAAAAGAACGGCATCCAAACCTGCGACCTGGTACTCCCTCCCGGCGAAGACCCCGACTCCCTCTTCCGCCGCCTGGGCCGCAAATCCTTCCGCGCCATCATCCGCGAGTCCCAACTAACCGACCAAATCCAATCCACCACCCCCAAAAACGAGGAAATACCTCAGTCCAAAGTAGAAACGGAAGAGAAAATACAAGAGGAAGCCATATTAGGAAGCGACCGCCCGCGGCTGGAAGCCCGCGAAGTGGAACTACAACAACAAATAGATAAGTTATACAACAAACGATTCATAACCGGATACTGCCCCGACCGCATCCAACTAAACATCGACCTAATGAACCTCCACAGCCAACTAAAACAAATAGCCAAACAACTAAACCGCCCCAAAGTGTGGTATTAA
- a CDS encoding RNA polymerase sigma-70 factor: MSIRSDDNTLMNIQLVNRDAFDELFRCYYPRLISYISSILDGKIAEDIAQDVFLYVWENRKKIYFGQGFQSYLFQSGYTRAMDYLRKQHTVMDYAQNVQTDFFEVYEKLAGNEDGILEHLYSKDFYQTLHQLLDKIPEQRRNVFLLAYVDGLKSKDIAEQCNMSQRTVESHIYLTIKFLRERLLKKDFYIFLLLFYFSIK; encoded by the coding sequence ATGAGCATTAGGTCTGATGATAATACATTGATGAATATTCAACTTGTTAACCGCGATGCGTTTGATGAGTTGTTTCGTTGTTATTATCCGCGATTGATCTCTTATATATCTTCAATACTTGATGGTAAAATTGCTGAAGACATCGCCCAGGATGTATTTCTCTATGTATGGGAAAATAGAAAGAAAATTTACTTTGGTCAAGGTTTCCAATCTTATCTTTTCCAGTCGGGTTATACTCGTGCGATGGATTATTTGAGAAAACAGCATACTGTTATGGATTATGCTCAAAATGTTCAGACGGATTTTTTTGAGGTTTACGAAAAGTTGGCAGGAAATGAAGATGGCATTCTTGAACATTTGTATTCAAAAGATTTTTACCAGACTCTTCATCAATTACTTGATAAAATACCAGAACAACGCAGAAATGTATTTCTGTTGGCCTATGTGGATGGCTTAAAATCCAAAGATATTGCAGAGCAATGCAATATGTCGCAGCGAACAGTTGAAAGCCACATCTACCTTACCATAAAGTTTCTCAGAGAACGCCTTTTGAAAAAAGATTTTTATATTTTTCTGCTATTATTCTACTTTTCTATAAAATAA